A stretch of DNA from bacterium:
TCCACGCCGTTAAACCCGTGGAGTCCGCTTCCGGGTCTTGGATTGCGCCCCGTTGCCGGCTGTATGAGCCAGCCTACCGGCACATTAACGTTCTGACGCGAAACCACCACGGGACGCGGCGCGACCTGCGGCGCGGGCCTGACCGCATCAGGGATTATAAGAGAAGCGCCCGGGATAAGTTTTTCGGAAGAAAGATTGTTGTACGCAACGATATCTTCGGCGCTAGCACGATATTTTTTCGCAAGGTCGGCCACGGTGTCGCCCTTGGCCACTACGTGAGCCACACCATTAACGGGTAGAATAACGATCTTTTCGCCCGGCCTAATAATGCTCCGGGACGTAAGATCGTTCGCCCACAAAAGAGTCTCAAGTGATAATCCAAAAAGGTCCGCGATGCCGGCCGGCGTATCGTTTTCTTCAACGATATAGGTATAAATTTCTGCGCGCCCGGCAAGGTCGGCCGACGCAGGAGCCGATGATTCAAAAAAGGCGACCCCCTGAACAGAAGGCAGTGTATCCAAATAGAACTCCTCCTCGCCGTCCCCACCGCTAGCAGTCTTTGCCAGCGCGGCGGCGGCAGAATATTCCTGATCCAGTAGTACCCGGCTCGCCAAGACCGGTGAGGGCGCCTTTCTCTTGGAAGCTCCGTTTTCTGCCGTTCCCGGCGCCGAAGCAGATGAAAGGATTGTCGCAGAAAAAACTTTTCTCTGAAAGAGAACGTCGCTAAGGCGGGCAAGGTGATTT
This window harbors:
- a CDS encoding peptidoglycan DD-metalloendopeptidase family protein produces the protein MKRQKSNYFSKFSIFFVQFIKMLLAAMPTMRHHIQRAIGARSGRLAIFIAALFAIVFFALPEEDDVLSNHLARLSDVLFQRKVFSATILSSASAPGTAENGASKRKAPSPVLASRVLLDQEYSAAAALAKTASGGDGEEEFYLDTLPSVQGVAFFESSAPASADLAGRAEIYTYIVEENDTPAGIADLFGLSLETLLWANDLTSRSIIRPGEKIVILPVNGVAHVVAKGDTVADLAKKYRASAEDIVAYNNLSSEKLIPGASLIIPDAVRPAPQVAPRPVVVSRQNVNVPVGWLIQPATGRNPRPGSGLHGFNGVDIANSCGTHIVAPAAGVVIVADDIGWNGGYGKYIKIQHPNGVITLYGHLKELLVGVGVQVGQGEAIALMGTSGRSTGCHLHFEVRGAKNPFTGRR